From one Triticum urartu cultivar G1812 chromosome 3, Tu2.1, whole genome shotgun sequence genomic stretch:
- the LOC125546522 gene encoding protein ABCI7, chloroplastic, with translation MLGNSYSVLDSPLRPIICSPWAPLVSRFHQRVTTQQLCPHPPSPLPPDERNGEASPAAMSPPSLCAAPPRAGPPPPPLLRLRRRAVSSVAASRSAAPSVSDDLVLRIAEQLEDAAPSSPLLDPLRSASALSLLTTPWPTRRSNEAFRFTDISYLRSLPISTPTRTPGLAPPTPSSDLDSHVLFSDGRLVAASGAHVSALADMPPGHARDRAAAAVAASARFSHRDIFYDFNAVGASDVAVVYVPEWAKMADDPVHIMFAYSGSDGASLMMSNPRVLVIAEKGAEVAIVEEHFGVGEEDGGCYWANPVVDIIVEEGGRVVHSYVQRQSPAAAHTKWTTVQQNTSSKYEFVEVSTGARLNRHNLHIQQLGPETETELSTFHLTSQNKQIHDLHSRLILDHPRGFSRQLHKLIACGTGNGIFDGNIQVNRYAQQTDAGQQTKCLLLSPKAVVNVKPNLQIIADDVKCTHGAAISGDLDPNELFYFQARGVDAKTATDALLFSFGAQVINRIPFKAIEKKALAQLKELLAVSRQNN, from the exons ATGCTTGGCAACAGCTATTCAGTACTCGATTCACCTCT TCGGCCCATCATCTGCTCTCCCTGGGCCCCACTCGTCAGCCGATTCCACCAACGCGTCACAACCCAACAACTCTGCCCCCATCCCCCCTCTCCTCTGCCACCAGACGAGAGGAACGGCGAAGCTTCGCCGGCCGCCATGTCGCCGCCGTCGCTCTGCGCCGCCCCTCCCCGCGCCGGCCCGCCCCCGCCCCCTCTCCTTCGCCTCCGCCGCCGGGCGGTCTCCTCCGTCGCCGCGTCGCGCTCGGCGGCCCCGTCCGTCTCCGACGACCTGGTCCTCCGCATCGCCGAGCAGCTGGAGGACGCGGCGCCGTCCTCGCCGCTGCTCGACCCGCTGCGCTCCGCCTCCGCGCTCTCCCTCCTCACCACGCCCTGGCCCACCCGCCGCTCCAACGAGGCCTTCCGCTTCACCGACATCTCCTACCTCCGCTCCCTCCCCATCTCGACGCCCACCCGGACCCCCGGCCTCGCGCCGCCGACGCCCTCCTCGGACCTGGATTCCCACGTCCTCTTCTCCGACGGCCGCCTCGTCGCCGCCTCCGGCGCCCACGTCTCCGCCCTCGCGGACATGCCCCCCGGCCACGCCCGGGACCGGgcggccgccgccgtcgccgcctccGCGCGGTTCTCCCACAGGGACATCTTCTACGACTTCAACGCCGTCGGCGCGAGCGACGTCGCCGTGGTGTATGTGCCCGAGTGGGCCAAGATGGCCGACGACCCCGTCCACATCATGTTCGCCTACAGCGGCAGCGACGGTGCTAGCCTGATGATGTCGAACCcgagggttctggtgattgcggaGAAGGGGGCGGAGGTCGCCATCGTCGAGGAGCATTTCGGGGTTGGGGAAGAGGACGGTGGGTGCTATTGGGCCAACCCGGTGGTGGACATCATCGTGGAGGAGGGTGGTAGAGTGGTTCATTCCTATGTGCAGCGACAGTCACCTGCCGCGGCGCATACCAAGTGGACCACCGTCCAGCAG AATACATCTAGTAAATATGAGTTTGTTGAAGTCAGCACTGGAGCAAGACTGAACAGGCACAATCTTCACATCCAGCAATTGGGTCCTGAGACAGAAACGGAGTTATCAACGTTTCACTTAACATCTCAGAATAAGCAGATTCATGATCTGCATAGCAGACTAATACTTGATCACCCAAGAGGTTTTTCACGACAGCTCCACAAATTGATTGCTTGTGGTACAGGAAATGGTATTTTTGATGGAAATATTCAAGTCAACAG GTATGCACAGCAAACCGATGCAGGGCAACAAACCAAGTGTCTTCTGCTCTCACCAAAGGCTGTGGTGAATGTGAAGCCAAACCTTCAGATCATCGCCGACGATGTCAAATGCACGCACGGAGCTGCCATCAGCGGGGACCTCGACCCCAACGAGCTCTTCTACTTCCAGGCGAGAGGCGTCGACGCCAAAACGGCGACCGATGCCCTGCTTTTCTCGTTTGGAGCGCAGGTGATAAACCGGATCCCATTTAAGGCCATCGAGAAGAAGGCTCTAGCACAGCTCAAGGAGTTGCTCGCCGTGTCAAGACAAAACAATTGA